CGGTTTCCGCCAGACCGGACGCGGGCAATTCTGTCATCTTTTTGGCGAGCTGTCCGCGCAACCACGGATCGTTGCAGGCAGAGTTGTGGGAAATGGCCAGGTACAGGCCCGGCTGGTCGATGGGCAGTTCGCGCGCCACCAGGTCGTTGCTCATGCCCAACGTCTGGGCCATGGCCATGCCGGAATAACGCCCGGCGAGCACGTAGTCGACTTCCCCCAGCAGCAATTTCTGGAACGCCGGGGTCAAGGTGGGCAAGCGTTGCAGGGTCAGTTGCTCACCGGCGAAGGTTTCGAAACCGCGGCTCAGGCGCGCCCTTTCCGACACGGCGCCCTTGTGACCGTGCAGGTCGCTGGCCTGGTTATAGGCAAGGGTCGAATCCTTGCGGGTCCAGACGAGATAATCGGTCTGCACCAAGGCCGGGTGGATGTAGTCCAGGGAGTCCAGGGCGTCGACGGTCAGCGGCGCATCGGCGAGGAGGTCCATGCGCCCGCTGCGCACTTCGTCCAGGGCCGCGGAGCGTTTACCGCCGTACAGCAGGTCGATTTTCACCCCGAGGTCCTTGGCCACTTGCTGCAACATGTCGGCGGTGGCGCCGATCAGGTGCGTGGGTGCCTGGGGATCACGCCACAGGTAAGGCGGTGCATCCGGGCTGCCGGTGATCACCAGGCGATCACATTTGCCGGCCGCCAGCGATACCGTCGGCAGCAGCGACAAGGCCAGCAGCACAGTCCAGGGACGCAATTGCATGGCAGGTTCTCCGACTCAAAAATTTCCGGACAAAAAAAAGCCCGGTCAACAGACCGGGCTCTTTATAAGTGAAGCGGCTGGATTAGACCAGCTTCTCCAACTCGGGTACGGCTTCGAACAAGTCCGCCACCAGGCCGTAATCAGCCACCTGGAAGATCGGTGCTTCTTCGTCCTTGTTGATCGCAACGATCACCTTGGAGTCTTTCATACCGGCCAAATGCTGGATCGCGCCGGAGATACCGACCGCGATGTACAGCTGTGGCGCAACGATCTTGCCGGTCTGGCCGACCTGCATGTCGTTGGGTACAAAACCTGCGTCGACGGCCGCGCGGGAAGCGCCAACCGCGGCGCCCAGCTTGTCGGCCAGGGCGTACAGGTGCTTGAAGTTGTCACCGTTCTGCATGCCACGACCGCCCGAAACGACGATCTTGGCAGCGGTCAGTTCCGGACGATCGGACTTGGCCAGCTCTTCGCCAACGAAGCTGGAAGTACCAGCGTCATGAGCAGCAGATACCGCTTCAACCGCAGCCGAACCACCTTCAGCAGCAACCGGGTCGAAACCGGTGGCACGCACGGTGATGACTTTTACCGACGCAGTGGACTGCACGGTGGCGATAGCGTTACCGGCGTAGATCGGGCGCTTGAAGGTGTCGGCGCTTTCGACCGAGATGATCTCGGAGATCTGGTCAACGTCCAGCTGCGCAGCAACGCGTGGCAGGATGTTTTTGCCGTTGGAAGTAGCGGCAGCCAGGATGTGGCTGTAGCCAGCGCCCAGCTCTGCGACCAGAGGGGCAACGTTTTCCGGCAGTTGGTGAGCGTAGGCCGCGTTGTCGGCGACCAGTACTTTGCTCACGCCAGCGATTTTTGCAGCGGCTTCTGCCACCGCGCCAATGTTCTGGCCAGCAACCAATACGTGAACATCACCACCAATTTTGGCGGCAGCGGCCACGGTGTTCAGGGTGGCCGGGGCCACAACCTTGTTGTCGTGTTCT
This genomic window from Pseudomonas sp. Bout1 contains:
- a CDS encoding substrate-binding periplasmic protein encodes the protein MQLRPWTVLLALSLLPTVSLAAGKCDRLVITGSPDAPPYLWRDPQAPTHLIGATADMLQQVAKDLGVKIDLLYGGKRSAALDEVRSGRMDLLADAPLTVDALDSLDYIHPALVQTDYLVWTRKDSTLAYNQASDLHGHKGAVSERARLSRGFETFAGEQLTLQRLPTLTPAFQKLLLGEVDYVLAGRYSGMAMAQTLGMSNDLVARELPIDQPGLYLAISHNSACNDPWLRGQLAKKMTELPASGLAETALQSNLARWKAQLQQPVGTPTK
- a CDS encoding electron transfer flavoprotein subunit alpha/FixB family protein, with the translated sequence MTILVIAEHDNKVVAPATLNTVAAAAKIGGDVHVLVAGQNIGAVAEAAAKIAGVSKVLVADNAAYAHQLPENVAPLVAELGAGYSHILAAATSNGKNILPRVAAQLDVDQISEIISVESADTFKRPIYAGNAIATVQSTASVKVITVRATGFDPVAAEGGSAAVEAVSAAHDAGTSSFVGEELAKSDRPELTAAKIVVSGGRGMQNGDNFKHLYALADKLGAAVGASRAAVDAGFVPNDMQVGQTGKIVAPQLYIAVGISGAIQHLAGMKDSKVIVAINKDEEAPIFQVADYGLVADLFEAVPELEKLV